The proteins below come from a single Chrysoperla carnea chromosome 1, inChrCarn1.1, whole genome shotgun sequence genomic window:
- the LOC123306111 gene encoding dentin sialophosphoprotein-like yields MDDDSFVLLSAITPGSKKHSEKKTKITKFTLKRNLNHELLKPKHSVIDLTDETSVICISSESDDSDMDSNNISNDSTFFDDTDKKSNSNRSSCSGKSNTSEDSGTDGNFKLILSNNSSDNFTQLSEDYTENEQRCISSKINTLLDELNSSSDENSEIERNMNKQVLKPTFNEMNGVKHFKIEKSDEILVYETESISNKMNEDSKYLSIDESEEILVRETESITNEEDEESKNVSIDESEDILASETESITNEKDEDSKNLSIDESEEILVRETESITNEKDEESNNLSIDESEEILVRETESIINEKDEESNNLSIDESEEILVRETESITNEKDEESNNLSIDESEEIVRESESYPNEINKESKNVSINESNEIIVRETQSVSKEMIKETNNFSIDESSEEIDEVIGTERDLSNQSAHNIQEPLVESHNIESSVIRAEYFFPLPQKQKSIAINESSRNSSLLTLDNTDPKVDSVNKILFTSDESNIEREITSVTSQMKGKLLITSDESDTEVIKPVINISVSETDNETERNEEKHSDTESDDALFTTAKTFPSDKNLKEGTTTPKSKRYSEFGSDKNMNNYQTPIDKPTEQLLNELYGNLWKNSVKTVPKTESKIKSFSKSTVTKRFPQTERLKTQNKSKLGEISTIDFKKFSQKVRPDFESTRTPITKQKDPFIVNDSDSEIELNNTPSFHNFIANTKPKMQLFPSKKKDISSLTKKLQEICDPESDDETPLSKLRLSSASESNTSKNSKNNDNSSLSKKLQNTVETPLTKLRLSSASESSTKSFPSKNNDKSSLSKKIMIQTSDSDNESDDETPLAKLRISSASESNKKPNTNEMSRLENEINSLPLEKLYLSEDSSSKVIQQSSEKSISKLQLSPKSGQPIPSSSTSESNFKTPAATKKLNATKSSQKRKLFSQRKYEDNNSVLHECNLDFPELTRLTYNETIPEPNKENQIYVDLVYEFTAKKIERSKKIREKELAKKKLTKNESESLLPTTKTKKTKKLLTKLSENSSSSDDTDDEEYNPKTKIQGIKPLAKSCDRRKNTKRTQKAKPVVQSTNSETDIEEYCDDRRTKPCRRIISSSTASDSSSSSSSDSENENVRYRENSSDDDQPVVIQQVSTNTKLSFLGSLSNFVSKAESHPDAHMYKLYFKEKKEELAIRLFTLYNQEVFNQQIPKETPIEWNSRMRGTAGFCYNRKIVHSNGDIERSCRIVLSSKVIDEPSRLRDTLIHEMCHAAAWHINHMSSGHGPCWQAWAKRAMLKFPELPPIRRCHDYDINTKYTYKCVNCGYSIGRHSKSLDVNRKRCGYCYGQFELLLNKKTKNGVIKTVATPKATKQPNEFALFVKENYKTVKQESNNLKHGDVMKLLGQKFSALKMADNNKEK; encoded by the exons ATGGACGATGATAGTTTTGTTCTTTTAAGTGCAATTACACCAGGCTCAAAAAAACACAGTGAAAAGAAAACAA aaatcacaaaatttacattaaaacgaAATCTGAATCACGAACTTTTAAAACCAAAACATTCTGTTATCGATTTAACTGATGAGACAAGTGTGATTTGTATTAGTTCTGAATCTGATGACTCTGATATGGactcaaataatatttctaacgaTTCCACATTTTTCGATGACAcggataaaaaaagtaattcaaatAGATCAAGCTGCTCGGGAAAGAGTAATACCTCTGAGGATTCTGGAACTgatggtaatttcaaattaattttaagcaatAATTCTTCTGATAATTTTACACAACTTAGTGAAGACTATACTGAAAATGAACAACGGtgcatttcttcaaaaattaatactttattagATGAACTAAATTCTAGTTCGGATGAAAATTCAGAAATTGAAAGAAACATGAATAAGCAGGTATTAAAACCTACTTTCAATGAAATGAATGgagtaaaacattttaaaattgagaaatcagatgaaattttagtttatgaAACTGAaagtatttcaaacaaaatgaatGAAGATTCAAAGTATTTGTCAATTGACGAATCGGAAGAAATTCTAGTACGTGAAACTGAAAGTATTACAAACGAAGAGGATGaagaatcaaaaaatgtatcaatCGACGAATCTGAAGATATTCTGGCGAGTGAAACTGAAAGTATTACAAACGAAAAGGATgaagattcaaaaaatttgtcaatagaCGAATCGGAAGAAATTCTAGTACGTGAAACTGAAAGTATTACAAACGAAAAGGATGAAGAATCAAATAATTTGTCAATTGACGAATCGGAAGAAATTCTAGTACGTGAAACTGAAAGTATTATAAACGAAAAAGATGaagaatcaaataatttatcaattgaCGAATCGGAAGAAATTCTAGTACGTGAAACTGAAAGTATTACAAACGAAAAGGATGaagaatcaaataatttatcaatagaCGAATCAGAGGAAATTGTACGAGAAAGTGAAAGCTATCCaaacgaaataaataaagaatcgaAAAATGTATCCATTAACGAGTCGAATGAAATTATAGTACGCGAAACTCAAAGTGTTTCAAAAGAAATgatcaaagaaacaaacaatttttcaattgatgAATCTTCTGAAGAAATTGACGAAGTTATAGGAACGGAAAGGGATTTATCAAATCAGTCTGCGCACAATATTCAAGAGCCACTTGTTGAATCCCATAATATTGAGTCTAGTGTAATAAGAGCAGAATATTTCTTTCCATtaccacaaaaacaaaaatcgattGCAATCAATGAATCATCTCGAAATTCGAGTTTACTTACATTAGATAATACTGACCCAAAAGTTgattctgtaaataaaatactatttacatCTGATGAATCGAATATTGAACGTGAAATTACTTCTGTTACATCACAAATGAaaggaaaattattaatcaCCTCGGACGAATCAGATACTGAAGTAATTAAACCTGTTATTAACATATCTGTTTCTGAAACTGATAATGAAACGGAACGAAATGAAGAGAAACATTCGGATACTGAATCCGATGATGCATTATTTACAACGGCGAAAACATTTCCCagcgataaaaatttgaaagag GGTACAACAACACCCAAATCAAAACGATATTCAGAATTTGGAAgcgataaaaatatgaataattaccaGACACCAATAGATAAACCAACAGAGCAactattaaatgaattatatggaaatttatggaaaaatagtgTAAAAACTGTTCCCAAAactgaaagtaaaataaaatcattttcgaaATCAACTGTTACGAAAAGATTTCCACAAACTGAAcg acTAAAGACACAAAATAAGTCTAAATTGGGTGAAATTTCcacaattgattttaaaaaat tTAGTCAAAAAGTACGTCCTGATTTTGAATCTACACGAACAccaattacaaaacaaaaagatCCATTTATTGTAAACGATAGTGATTCAGAAATCGAACTAAATAACACACCAAGCTTTCACAATTTTATAGCTAATACAAAACCGAAAATGCAATTATTTCCATCGAAAAAGAAAGATATATCatcattaacaaaaaaattacaagaaatatGTGATCCGGAAAGTGATGACGAAACACCATTATCGAAACTGAGATTGTCTTCAGCCTCAGAATCTAATACttccaaaaattcgaaaaacaaCGATAACTCATCCTTATCTAAGAAATTGCAAAACACAGTTGAAACACCATTAACAAAATTGAGATTATCTTCAGCCTCAGAATCAAGTACAAAATCATTTCCATCGAAAAACAATGATAAATCGtcattatccaaaaaaataatgattcaaaCAAGTGATTCTGATAATGAAAGCGATGACGAAACTCCATTAGCGAAATTGAGAATATCTTCAGCTTCTGaatcaaacaaaaaaccaaatacCAATGAAATGTCGAGATTAGAGAACGAAATCAATTCATTACCgttggaaaaattatatttatctgaAGATTCTTCGTCGAAAGTTATTCAACAATCTTCAGAAAAATCGATTAGCAAATTACAGTTATCACCCAAGAGTGGACAACCAATTCCAAGTTCTAGTACATccgaatcaaattttaaaacgccggctgcaacaaaaaaattaaatgcgaCAAAATCAtcacaaaaacgaaaattattttcacagcGTAAATATGAAGACAATAATTCTGTATTACACGAATGTAATTTAGATTTTCCAGAATTGACTCGTCTTACTTACAACGAGACGATTCCTGAAccaaataaagaaaatcaaatatatgTAGATTTAGTTTATGAATTTACGGCCAAGAAAATTGAAAGATCTAAAAAAATACGTGAAAAAGAATTAGCAAAAAAGAAATTGACGAAAAATGAAAGTGAAAGTTTATTACCAACAACGAAAacgaagaaaacaaaaaaattattaacaaaattatcagaaaattcATCCAGTTCGGACGATACTGATGATGAAGAGTATAAccctaaaacaaaaattcaggGAATAAAGCCGTTGGCAAAGAGTTGTGATAGGCGTAAAAATACAAAACGTACACAAAAAGCTAAACCTGTAGTACAATCAACGAATTCTGAAACAGATATCGAAGAATATTGTGATGATCGGCGTACAAAACCTTGTAGAAGAATTATTTCATCATCAACAGCATCAgattcatcatcatcatcatcaagtgattctgaaaatgaaaatgttcGATATCGAGAAAATTCGAGCGATGATGATCAACCAGTTGTCATTCAACAAGTTTCTACAAATACGAAACTAAGTTTCTTGGGTTCATTGTcaa atttcgtTTCGAAAGCAGAATCACACCCAGATGCACATATGtataagttatattttaaagagaaaaaagaAGAATTAGCCATACGTTTGTTCACGTTATATAATCAAGAAGTATTTAATCAACAAATTCCGAAAGAAACTCCAATTGAATGGAATTCACGAATGCGTGGTACAGCAG gtTTCTGTTACAATAGAAAAATTGTTCATTCAAATGGTGATATTGAACGATCTTGTCGTATTGTATTAAGTAGTAAAGTAATTGATGAGCCATCACGATTACGCGACACATTAATACATGAAATGTGTCATGCAGCTGCCTGGCATATTAATCATATGAGTAGTGGACATGGACCGTGTTGGCAAGCATG GGCAAAACGTGCTATGCTAAAATTTCCCGAATTGCCACCAATACGTAGATGTCATGATTATGATATAAATACGAAGTACACCTATAAATGTGTTAATTGTGGTTATAG tattggCCGTCACTCAAAATCATTAGATGTAAATCGTAAACGCTGTGGATATTGCTATGGgcaatttgaattattattaaataaaaaaacgaaaaatggaGTTATTAAAACGGTAGCAACACCAAAGGCTACAAAACAACCCAATGAGTTTGcattatttgtaaaagaaaattacaaaactgttaaacaggagtcaaataatttaaaacatggtGATGTTATGAAATTACTAGGACAGAAATTTTCTGCTTTGAAAATGGCCGATAATAATAAAGAGAAAtag
- the LOC123306122 gene encoding E3 ubiquitin-protein ligase RNF13, whose amino-acid sequence MFNRENFIILTVVTLAYADIFVIQQRPKHEVISEFRDMPARFGNSIPFEGFKGRVVIANPVNACVPIEPPPTEPEPEYYEWNIFALVQRYDCSFELKVRNAQLMGYDGVIIYNVNSSDLEIMSAKDPTGIMIPSVFIGEEDAMILKDCARSDFNETSYYVVITSDIPFNISTHLLVPFAIIVGLCFLVMLIFMIIKCIKDRRRQRRYRLPKSSLNKIPTCKFVKGAPYDTCVICLDDFVEGDKLRVLPCAHAYHYKCIDPWLTKNRRVCPICKRKVFAHDERPGPDSESDSEVDDTVPLLYPTNSQTNRNGGTFVVQRENPFQRARRTFLERQQQQQTVPVATRPQSQSSSETDYNRQSDDNISENSILNQSTSQSSSSDAADVEHREQRSSFKALFNRIHELFSSSNSATSTSNDNNQFATSSAHNSINNDNISEHDADNDNSPTTYATIVEI is encoded by the exons ATGTTTAatcgtgaaaattttattatattgacagTGGTGACCTTAGCGTATGCtgatatttttgtaattcaacAA CGACCAAAGCATGAAGTTATATCAGAATTTCGTGACATGCCAGCTAGGTTTGGAAATTCGATCCCGTTTGaag GTTTTAAGGGTCGAGTGGTTATTGCAAATCCTGTGAATGCCTGTGTTCCAATAGAACCACCTCCAACAGAACCAGAACCAGAATATTATGAGTGGAATATATTTGCATTGGTTCAACGATATGATTGTTCATTTGAACTGAAAGTAAGAAATGCGCAATTAATGGGCTATGATggtgtaattatttataatgttaattCAAGTGATCtag aAATAATGTCAGCCAAAGACCCAACGGGCATAATGATACCATCAGTATTCATTGGTGAAGAAGATGCAATGATATTAAAAGATTGTGCACGTTCCGATTTTAATGAGACTTCATATTATGTAGTTATTACAAGTGatataccatttaatattaGCACACATTTGTTGGTACCATTTGCAATTATTGTTGGATTATGTTTTCTAGTTATGTTAATATTTATG attataaaatgtataaaagacCGCCGAAGACAACGTAGGTACCGATTACCAAAatcttcattaaataaaataccaacATGTAAATTTGTAAAGGGTGCACCATACGATACGTGTGTTATATGTTTAGATGATTTTGTTGAAGGTGATAAACTACGTGTATTGCCTTGTGCTCATG cATATCATTACAAATGCATTGATCCATGGTTAACAAAAAATCGTCGTGTGTGTCCTATATGTAAACGTAAAGTATTTGCACACGATGAACGCCCGGGACCAGATTCAGAGAGTGATAGTGAAGTGGATGATACAGTGCCATTATTATATCCAACAAATTCACAAACAAATCGTAATGGTGGTACGTTTGTTGTACAACGTGAGAATCCATTTCAACGTGCACGTCGCACGTTCTTAGAAcgtcaacaacaacaacaaacagtTCCCGTTGCAACTCGACCACAATCACAATCATCGTCTGAAACCGATTATAATCGACAATCCGATGATAATATATCCGAAAATAGTATTCTAAATCAATCAACTTCACAGAGTTCATCTTCAGATGCTGCTGATGTTGAACATAGAGAACAGCGTTCATCATTTAAAGCTTTATTTAACCGTATTCATGAATTATTCTCATCGTCTAATTCAGCTACAAGTACAAGTAATGATAATAATCAGTTCGCAACATCTTCAGCtcataattcaattaataacgataatattagcGAGCATGATGCCGATAACGATAACTCACCAACAACATATGCAACTATAgttgaaatttaa